A window of Clostridium sp. Marseille-P299 contains these coding sequences:
- a CDS encoding flavodoxin, whose amino-acid sequence MSKKLVAYFSASGVTRNAAEQLAKIAEADLFEIKPAVPYTRADLDWTNKNSRSSVEMSNPDSRPEIADKLENIDKYDTVFIGFPIWWYVAPTIINTFIENYDFSGKTIIPFATSGGSGLGKTVEVLKPLCSQTTKWLNGKMLNQVSEKSLKDWVASL is encoded by the coding sequence ATGTCTAAAAAATTGGTTGCTTATTTTTCGGCAAGCGGCGTTACTAGAAACGCAGCCGAACAGCTTGCAAAGATTGCAGAAGCAGATTTGTTTGAAATAAAACCTGCTGTTCCCTATACCCGTGCCGACCTTGATTGGACGAATAAAAATAGCCGCAGCTCTGTTGAGATGAGCAATCCCGATTCTCGCCCTGAAATTGCGGATAAACTCGAAAACATAGATAAATACGACACCGTATTTATTGGCTTTCCAATTTGGTGGTATGTAGCACCTACCATTATTAATACCTTTATAGAAAACTATGATTTTTCTGGTAAGACTATCATTCCATTCGCTACATCAGGTGGTAGCGGGCTTGGAAAAACGGTGGAAGTATTAAAACCTCTCTGCTCCCAAACTACAAAATGGCTAAATGGGAAAATGCTTAACCAGGTATCTGAAAAATCATTAAAAGATTGGGTGGCAAGTCTCTAA
- a CDS encoding aldo/keto reductase, with amino-acid sequence MQYTKLGISDLNVSRICMGCMGFGDARNGQHTWTVNETLSREIIKSGLELGVNFFDTAIGYQSGTSEQYLGRALQDFAKRDEVIVATKFLPRTTEEIDRGITGQQHIEKLLDMSLHNLGMDYVDLYIYHMWDYATPLYDIMEGLNNAVKAGKIRYIGISNCYAYQLAQANALAEKENFAKFISVQGHYNLIFREEEREMAKLCAENNIAMTPYSPLAGGRLAKLPDETSKRLQEDSYARFKYDATAKQDSVIIHRVADLAEKHGVSMTEISLAWLLNKVTAPVVGMTKLHHIEGAAKAVDFILNDDELAFLEEAYVPHKLVGVMAQNTPVAAKEKHVWSTGNQKI; translated from the coding sequence ATGCAATACACCAAATTAGGAATTTCAGACTTAAATGTGTCCCGCATCTGTATGGGCTGCATGGGATTCGGGGACGCTAGGAACGGTCAACATACTTGGACGGTTAACGAAACACTTTCTCGTGAAATCATCAAAAGTGGCTTGGAGCTGGGCGTTAATTTTTTTGATACGGCAATCGGGTATCAAAGCGGAACAAGCGAGCAGTATCTTGGCCGTGCCCTGCAGGATTTTGCAAAGCGTGACGAGGTTATAGTCGCAACAAAATTCCTGCCCCGTACAACGGAAGAGATTGATCGAGGTATCACAGGTCAGCAACACATTGAAAAGCTGCTCGATATGAGCCTGCATAACCTTGGTATGGATTATGTGGATTTATACATTTATCATATGTGGGATTATGCAACCCCTCTTTACGATATTATGGAAGGTTTAAACAATGCGGTCAAAGCTGGCAAAATCCGTTATATCGGTATTTCTAACTGCTATGCGTATCAGCTTGCACAGGCAAACGCCCTCGCTGAGAAAGAGAACTTTGCAAAATTTATATCGGTGCAGGGACATTATAATCTGATTTTCCGTGAAGAAGAACGGGAAATGGCAAAACTTTGTGCTGAGAATAATATCGCAATGACCCCATACAGCCCCCTTGCCGGTGGCCGCCTTGCAAAGCTGCCTGATGAGACCTCAAAGCGTTTGCAGGAGGATAGCTATGCTCGGTTTAAGTATGACGCCACCGCCAAGCAGGACAGCGTTATTATCCATCGTGTAGCAGATCTTGCCGAAAAGCACGGCGTTTCTATGACGGAAATCTCTCTCGCTTGGCTTTTGAATAAAGTAACCGCCCCAGTTGTCGGCATGACAAAGCTACACCATATTGAAGGTGCAGCAAAAGCGGTGGATTTTATTTTAAACGACGATGAACTTGCTTTTTTGGAAGAAGCCTATGTGCCTCATAAATTAGTCGGCGTTATGGCACAGAATACTCCTGTCGCCGCAAAAGAAAAGCACGTCTGGTCAACAGGCAATCAAAAAATCTGA
- a CDS encoding IS91 family transposase codes for MSILKDIFKEHFEEILYILHPRKSVIENVNKMIDCGDSSKGGAFWGCPDCGELKFVPYTCKSRFCPSCGNMYNQKRSFRISSKLISCVHRHCVFTIPEELRTFFLNDRSLLAELFHSVRDAILRMFSNLNKSENFTPGIVCVLHTFGRDLKWNPHIHALISEGGAENHTPWRIVKHFDYHFLRKAFRKVLLDRLTNRIGPSFRKIKNEMYTLHSDGFYVRAKPNDCTPDQTVKYITRYLGRPVIAASRTDHYDGEQVTFHYKKHEDYSLVTKTIPALDFIKRLIIHIPEKHFKMVRYYGIYAKHHKQEKHLFKYLSHEKLKFLKSLLDWRHSILLNFGYDPLKCSKCSSSMLVLEVYHKKTALFEQYRKAMGYG; via the coding sequence ATGAGTATATTAAAAGATATTTTTAAAGAACATTTTGAAGAAATACTATATATCTTACATCCCCGTAAGTCTGTCATCGAAAATGTAAACAAGATGATAGACTGTGGTGATTCATCTAAGGGTGGTGCCTTTTGGGGCTGCCCTGATTGTGGTGAGCTTAAATTTGTTCCTTATACCTGCAAAAGCCGTTTTTGTCCTTCTTGCGGAAACATGTATAATCAAAAACGATCTTTTCGTATATCGTCTAAGCTTATTTCTTGTGTACACAGACATTGCGTTTTTACTATCCCCGAAGAACTGCGTACCTTTTTTCTAAACGACCGCTCTCTTCTTGCTGAACTTTTTCATTCAGTCCGTGATGCTATTCTTCGTATGTTTTCTAATTTGAATAAATCTGAAAACTTTACTCCTGGTATTGTTTGTGTTCTTCATACGTTTGGTCGAGATTTGAAATGGAATCCTCATATCCACGCTCTTATCTCTGAAGGTGGGGCTGAAAACCATACTCCTTGGCGTATTGTTAAACACTTTGATTATCACTTTCTACGGAAAGCTTTTCGAAAAGTTCTTTTGGATCGCTTAACGAATCGCATCGGTCCTTCTTTTCGGAAAATAAAAAATGAAATGTATACGCTACATTCTGATGGGTTTTATGTTCGTGCAAAGCCGAATGATTGTACTCCTGATCAGACTGTTAAATATATCACTCGCTACCTTGGAAGGCCAGTAATCGCTGCCTCACGTACTGATCACTATGATGGTGAACAAGTTACTTTCCATTATAAAAAACATGAGGATTATTCTCTTGTAACCAAAACAATTCCTGCACTTGATTTCATCAAGCGCCTCATTATACATATACCTGAGAAACATTTTAAAATGGTGCGATACTACGGTATTTATGCCAAGCACCACAAGCAGGAAAAACATCTTTTCAAATATCTATCCCATGAAAAGCTTAAGTTTTTAAAATCCCTACTTGATTGGAGACACTCAATTCTTTTAAACTTCGGATATGATCCTTTAAAATGTTCGAAGTGTAGCTCTTCTATGTTGGTTCTGGAAGTTTACCACAAAAAAACTGCACTATTTGAACAATATCGAAAGGCAATGGGATATGGATAA
- a CDS encoding carboxymuconolactone decarboxylase family protein codes for MNTHITDPEFTERFEHFAFNEVVNEENQQLDAPTRYMVILATLIGCQGLDAYKEILPSALDNGLTPVMIKEIVYQATDYLGYGRMLHFLNSTNEILAERGVKLPLEGQSTTTLDNRLEKGIEVQAEIFGEQMKEAWKAGHINRWLAANCFGDYYTRNGLSLAQRELITFCFLMAQGGCEPQLIAHSKGNMNMGNDKEFLIKVVSQCLPYIGYPRSLNAVTCINKAVEE; via the coding sequence ATGAACACCCACATAACCGACCCAGAATTTACGGAACGTTTCGAACATTTTGCTTTTAATGAGGTTGTAAACGAAGAAAACCAGCAATTAGATGCCCCTACCCGATATATGGTGATTTTGGCAACGCTGATTGGCTGTCAAGGATTAGACGCATACAAAGAAATATTACCGTCTGCGTTAGATAATGGACTTACGCCTGTAATGATAAAGGAAATCGTTTATCAGGCAACCGATTATTTGGGATATGGCAGAATGCTTCATTTTTTGAACAGCACCAATGAAATTCTTGCAGAGCGTGGTGTCAAACTCCCCCTTGAGGGACAATCCACTACTACCCTTGATAATAGACTTGAAAAAGGCATTGAGGTACAGGCAGAAATTTTTGGAGAACAAATGAAAGAGGCTTGGAAAGCCGGACATATTAATCGTTGGCTAGCGGCTAATTGCTTTGGCGATTACTATACCCGCAACGGCCTTTCCCTTGCACAGCGTGAACTTATCACCTTTTGTTTTCTTATGGCGCAGGGCGGCTGCGAACCCCAGCTTATCGCCCATTCAAAAGGCAATATGAACATGGGCAATGATAAGGAGTTCCTTATTAAGGTTGTCTCGCAATGTCTGCCTTATATCGGCTATCCGCGCAGTTTAAACGCAGTTACCTGTATCAATAAGGCAGTGGAAGAATGA
- a CDS encoding sugar O-acetyltransferase — translation MTEKEKMIRGEFYDTRDPELRTLSSNAKDLMRIYNNLPAENIELRNRIIRMLFGNCGENVRVNQPVFVDYGCNISIGSNSLVNMNCTLLDTGKIIIGSDTLIGPDVKIYTAVHPLNITERIYIDKDGTKATRTKTAAVTIGSGVWIGGGTIILPGVTIGDNVVIGAGSVVTKSIPANTIACGNPCTVKKRLNES, via the coding sequence ATGACCGAAAAAGAAAAAATGATTCGTGGCGAGTTTTACGATACTCGTGACCCAGAGCTTCGTACATTGAGCAGTAATGCCAAAGATTTAATGCGCATTTATAATAATCTGCCGGCGGAAAATATAGAGTTACGAAATCGGATTATCCGTATGCTGTTCGGAAACTGCGGTGAAAATGTCCGTGTAAATCAACCTGTCTTTGTAGACTACGGCTGCAATATATCTATCGGTAGCAACAGTCTTGTTAATATGAACTGTACACTGTTAGATACAGGTAAAATCATAATCGGTTCAGACACTTTAATTGGACCTGATGTTAAAATTTATACGGCTGTTCACCCACTCAATATAACTGAGCGCATTTACATAGATAAAGACGGAACAAAGGCAACCCGTACAAAAACTGCTGCAGTTACAATTGGCAGTGGTGTTTGGATCGGCGGCGGTACAATTATCCTGCCTGGCGTTACAATTGGAGATAACGTAGTAATTGGTGCAGGCAGTGTAGTTACAAAATCTATACCTGCAAATACCATAGCCTGTGGAAATCCCTGTACGGTAAAAAAGAGGTTAAATGAATCTTGA